Proteins encoded within one genomic window of Rhododendron vialii isolate Sample 1 chromosome 1a, ASM3025357v1:
- the LOC131317726 gene encoding protein TAB2 homolog, chloroplastic produces the protein MATVGFNPTKIRTTPSFQPHKPISTFFTSFSSKPTKKLPLNLSQSSAKSPPSLRPLRGGSISESSVSAPLQEEPGTVDDEEKEKEGDEDEDEDEDNDDPTAELCYLDPEADPETITEWEMDFCSRPILDIRGKKIWELVVCDRSLSLQFTKYFPNNVINSITLKDAIVSITDELGVPLPDKIRFFRSQMQTIITKACKELGIKPIPSKRCLSLLLWLEDRYETVYIRHPGFQKGAKPLLALDNPFPMQLPENLFGDKWAFVQLPFSVVQQEASSLETKYVFGANIDLDLLGIEIDADTLIPGLAVASSRAKPLAGWMNGLEVCSMEADAARASLILSVGISTRYVYATYKKTPVTTSEAEAWEAAKKACGGLHFLAIQNDLDSDHCEGFWLLLDLPPPPV, from the exons ATGGCTACTGTGGGCTTCAATCCCACCAAAATCAGAACAACCCCATCATTCCAACCTCACAAACCCATCTCCACCTTCTTCACTTCCTTCTCGtcaaaacccaccaaaaaacTCCCCCTCAACCTCTCCCAATCCTCCGCCAAATCACCACCCTCCCTCCGCCCTCTCCGCGGCGGTTCCATATCCGAAAGCTCCGTTTCGGCACCTTTACAAGAAGAACCAGGGACAGTTGatgatgaagaaaaagaaaaagaaggagatgaagatgaagatgaagatgaagataaTGACGACCCAACCGCAGAGCTGTGCTATCTGGACCCAGAAGCCGATCCAGAGACCATTACTGAGTGGGAAATGGATTTCTGCTCCAGACCCATTCTTGATATCAGAGGAAAGAAGATCTGGGAGCTGGTGGTTTGCgataggtctctctctctccagttcaCCAAGTACTTTCCCAATAATGTCATCAACAGTATCACTTTAAAAGACGCTATAGTGTCCATCACTGACGAGTTGGGTGTGCCTTTGCCGGATAAAATCCGCTTCTTCAG GTCACAAATGCAGACAATCATTACAAAAGCATGTAAAGAGCTTGGAATTAAACCTATTCCAAGTAAACGG TGTCTATCACTACTTCTGTGGCTGGAAGATCGGTACGAAACTGTATATATACGTCATCCTGGCTTTCAAAAAGGAGCGAAACCGCTTCTGGCACTAGATAACCCGTTTCCTATGCAACTTCCTGAAAATTTGTTCGGTGACAAATGGGCTTTTGTCCAGTTACCTTTTTCAG TTGTTCAGCAGGAGGCCTCTTCCTTAGAGACAAAGTATGTCTTTGGTGCAAATATAGACTTGGATCTTTTGGGGATTGAAATTGATGCCGACACATTGATTCCTGGATTGGCTGTTGCATCTTCACGTGCTAAACCATTAGCAG GTTGGATGAATGGATTAGAAGTCTGTTCGATGGAAGCAGATGCGGCTCGAGCCTCCTTGATTTTATCAGTTGGAATTTCCACACGATATGTTTATGCCACGTATAAGAAAACCCCAGTAACAACTAGTGAAGCTGAAGCTTGGGAAGCTGCAAAGAAGGCCTGTGGAGGCTTACATTTTCTTGCCATCCAAAACGATTTGGATTCGGACCATTGCGAAGGATTTTGGCTTCTATTAGACTTGCCACCTCCACCTGTATAA